One segment of Mus pahari chromosome 11, PAHARI_EIJ_v1.1, whole genome shotgun sequence DNA contains the following:
- the Basp1 gene encoding brain acid soluble protein 1 → MGGKLSKKKKGYNVNDEKAKDKDKKAEGAGTEEEGTPKESEPQAAADATEVKESAEEKPKDAADGEAKAEEKETDKAAAAKEEAPKAEPEKSEGAAEEQPEPAPAPEQEAAAPGPAAGGEAPKAGEASAESTGAADGAAPEEGEAKKTEAPAAAGPEAKSDAAPAASDSKPSSAESAPSSKETPAASEAPSSAAKAPAPAAPAAAEPQAEAPAAAASSEQSVAVKE, encoded by the coding sequence ATGggaggcaagctgagcaagaagAAGAAGGGCTACAATGTGAACGACGAGAAGGCCAAGGACAAAGACAAGAAGGCCGAAGGCGCGGGCACCGAGGAGGAGGGGACCCCGAAGGAGAGCGAACCCCAGGCGGCCGCCGACGCCACCGAGGTCAAGGAGAGCGCGGAGGAGAAGCCCAAGGACGCGGCGGACGGCGAGGCCAAGGCGGAGGAGAAGGAGACCGACAAGGCGGCGGCGGCCAAGGAGGAGGCGCCCAAGGCCGAGCCCGAGAAGAGCGAGGGCGCCGCGGAGGAGCAGCCCGAGCCCGCGCCGGCGCCCGAGCAGGAGGCGGCCGCGCCCGGGCCCGCTGCGGGCGGCGAGGCCCCCAAGGCCGGCGAAGCGAGCGCCGAGAGCACGGGCGCGGCCGACGGCGCGGCCCCGGAGGAGGGCGAGGCCAAAAAGACTGAGGCTCCCGCCGCCGCCGGCCCCGAGGCGAAAAGCGACGCGGCCCCGGCGGCTTCAGACTCTAAACCTAGCAGCGCGGAGTCCGCGCCCTCGTCCAAGGAGACGCCCGCCGCCTCCGAGGCGCCCAGTTCCGCGGCCAAGGCCCCCGCGCCCGCCGCGCCCGCAGCCGCCGAGCCCCAGGCCGAGGcacccgccgccgccgccagctCCGAGCAAAGCGTGGCCGTCAAAGAGTAA